From the Diospyros lotus cultivar Yz01 chromosome 13, ASM1463336v1, whole genome shotgun sequence genome, one window contains:
- the LOC127789174 gene encoding outer envelope pore protein 37, chloroplastic, with protein MAESVPPNPNFLPPPAATLDSPPPDPAPAGGSPWLPRRPGVRVTTEFDSDSSLFFHKISCKFFDSLAKLKLSFQNNDKGEISEPQLALTSKYLSLHYDLEDHNALVKSSFDVGPALRFRAAHDVKAQQGEVAMVADLAGPSYKFELSSAVPSVGLPRATFKFPLGEVSLEEKDEGEEVKKMMSINGIVKGHLLDGVCTAQYKEESLNLRYLYKDEQMAFIPSISLPSNALAFAFKRRFGPSDKLSYWYNFDSNFWSTVYKHNVGKEYKFKVGYDSEVQLGWASLWIGDESGKAKTAPMKMKIQFMLQVPRDDIKSSALMFRVKKRWDI; from the exons ATGGCGGAATCCGTTCCACCGAACCCTAACTTTCTTCCACCGCCGGCCGCCACGCTGGACTCTCCGCCCCCAGATCCAGCCCCTGCCGGCGGCTCTCCGTGGCTTCCCCGGCGCCCGGGCGTACGAGTGACCACGGAGTTCGACAGCGACTCTTCCTTGTTCTTCCACAAGATATCCTGCAAGTTCTTCGATAGTCTCGCCAAGCTGAAGCTGTCTTTCCAGAACAATGATAAGGGCGAGATATCGGAGCCGCAGCTGGCCCTCACCTCCAAGTATTTGTCCCTCCACTACGATCTTGAAGACCACAACGCTCTCGTCAAGAGCTCGTTCGATGTTGGCCCTGCTTTGCGTTTCAGGGCTGCTCATGACGTCAAG GCACAACAAGGAGAGGTGGCTATGGTTGCTGATCTTGCTGGTCCTTCCtacaaatttgaactttcatcaGCTGTTCCATCTGTTGGTCTG CCAAGGGCCACCTTTAAGTTTCCTCTGGGTGAAGTGTCATTGGAAGAGAAAGATGAGGGAGAGGAAGTGAAGAAAATGATGTCTATAAATGGAATTGTCAAAGGTCATCTCTTAGATGGGGTTTGCACAGCTCAGTACAAGGAAGAAAGCTTAAATTTAAGATATTTATACAAG GATGAGCAAATGGCCTTcattccaagcatttcattgcCTTCAAATGCATTAGCATTTGCATTTAAGCGCCGATTTGGACCTTCAGACAAGCTGAG CTATTGGTACAATTTTGATTCAAACTTCTGGAGTACAGTGTACAAGCACAATGTTGGCAAGGAGTACAAATTCAAAGTTGGTTATGATTCCGAGGTGCAACTGGGATGGGCATCTCTTTGG ATTGGAGATGAAAGCGGGAAAGCAAAGACAGCTccgatgaaaatgaaaatccagTTCATGCTCCAGGTGCCGCGAGATGATATCAAATCATCGGCCTTGATGTTTCGCGTGAAAAAGAGGTGGGACATCTGA